One Ramlibacter agri genomic window, TACGCCGCCGGCGACCAGGTGAACCAGGCCCAGGGCCAGCTGTACGAAGCCAGCGCCGAAGTGGGCCGGCTGGAGGCGGAGATCCGCTTCGTGGTCGAAGGCCGCCAGCGCGCCGAACAGCGCCTCGTGCAGCTGAAGGAGCAGGCCGCGCAGTGGTCCACCCGCAAGGAAGAAGCGGAAGCCGAAACCGAAAACCTGGCCGCGATGGGCATGGAGGCGGAAGAAAAAGCCGCCTTGCTGGCCGCCCAGGTCGAAGAACAGGACCTGCAACTGCCCGACCTGGAAGATGCCGTGCGGCAGGCGCAGACGCGCTCCAGCGAGCAGCGCGGCGCCGTCACCCAGGTGCAGCAGCAGATCCAGGTGCTGGCCGCCGACCAGCGCAACATCGAGGAACAGTCGCGCCAGCTCAATCAGCGGCGCGAGCGCCTCGTGGCCGACAAGAACGCGCTGGCCGCGCCCGACGAACAGCGCCTGGTCAACCTGCAGCAGCAGCTGGCCGCGGCGCAGGAGCAGGCCGAAACCTCCGACGCCCGCCTGCACGAACTGCAGGACCAGGTGCCGCAGCTGGACGAAGACCGGCGCACCAGGCAGCAGGACGTCAACGCCCAGGGCGCACGCCAGGCCGACCTGTCGGCGCGCATGGAAGCGCTGAAGGCCCTGCAGGAAAAGGTCCGCACCGACGGCAAGCTGCAACCCTGGCTGGCCAAGCACGGCCTGGGCGGGCTGCAAGGCCTGTGGACCAAGATCCACATCGAGCAGGGCTGGGAAAACGCACTGGAAGCGGCGCTGCGCGAACGCATGAACGCGCTGGACGTCTCGCGCCTGGACATGGTGCGGGCCTTCGCGAGCGATGCGCCGCCGGCCAAGCTGGCCTTCTACCACGCGCCCCAGGCCGCCGCGCCGGAAGGCGCCACCGCGCTGCCGCGCCTGGCCGACCTGCTGCGCCTGAACGATGCCGGCCTGAAGGCGCTGCTGGCCGACTGGCTGCATGGCTGCTACACGGCCACTTCGCTGGAAGATGCACTGGCCGCCCGCGACAAGCTGCAGGCCGGCGAGGCGATCTACGTGGCGTCCGGCCATGCGGTCACGCCGCACAGCGTCAGCTTCTACGCGCAGGACTCCGAGCAGGCCGGCCTGCTGGCCCGCCAGCAGGAGATCGAGAACCTCGAGAAGCAACTGCGCGCGCAGGCCCTCATCACCGAGGAAGCGCGCACCGCCCTGATCCGCGCCGAAGCCGCGTACAGCGACGCCTCGCAGCGCCTGACGGTGGCGCGCCGCGAAGCCGCCGAATCGCAGGGCCGCGCCCACGAACTGCAGGTGGAAAACCTGCGCCTCACGCAGCTGGCCGAACAGACCCGCGCCCGCAGCGAGCAGATCGCCGGCGACATGGCCGAACTGGACGCGCTGCTGGAGGAACTGCAGGAGCGCCGCGTGGCGGCCGAGGGCCGCTTCGAGGAGCTGGACATGCAGCTGGCCGACAGCCAGGAGCGCCACGCCCAGCTGGACGAACGCGTGATCGAGTCCGAGCGCAAGCTGGCCGAGGCGCGCGAGCAGCACCGCAGCCTGGAACGCCAGGCGCAGGAAGCGACCTTCGCGCAGCGCGCGCTGGAAGCGCGCAAGGGCGAGCTGCAGCGCTCCATCGAGACGGCCACGCAGCAGGCGGGCTCCATCGCCGGCGAAGAAGAACGGGCCCAGGCCGAACTCTCGCGCCTGACCGACGCCGCTGCCCAGGCCGGCCTGCAAAGCGCGCTGGAACTGAAGTCCGAGCGCGAGCAGGTGCTGGGCGCCAAGCGCAGCGAATACGACGACCTCACCGCCAAGCTGCGCGCCTCCGACGAGCGCCGGCTGCAGCTGGAGCGCGAGCTGGACCCGCTGCGCCAGCGCATCACCGAGATGCAGCTGAAGGAACAGGCTGCGCGCCTGGGCCTGGAGCAGTACGAGCAGTTGCTGACAGACGCGCAGGCCAACCTGGAAGCCGTGGGCAAGTCGATCGAGGACAACAAGGTGCGCCTGCAGGGCCTGCAGTCGGAGATCGACCGCATCCATCGCGAGGTGCAGGCGCTGGGCGCCGTGAACCTGGCTGCGCTGGAAGAACTGAGCACGGCGCGCGAACGCAAGCAGTTCCTGGACGCGCAGTCCAAGGACCTGAACGAAGCGATGACGACGCTGGAAGACGCCATCAAGAAGATCGACGGCGAGACGCGCGAGCTCCTGGCCAGCACCTTCAACACCGTCAACGAGCACTTCGGCCGCATGTTCCCCGAGCTGTTCGGCGGCGGCAACGCCAAGCTGATGATGACGGGCGAGGAGATCCTCGACTCCGGCGTCCAGGTGATGGCGCAGCCCCCGGGCAAGAAGAACCAGACCATCCACCTGCTGTCGGGCGGCGAGAAGGCGCTGACCGCCATTGCATTGGTCTTCGCCATCTTCCAGCTGAACCCGGCGCCTTTCTGCCTGCTGGACGAGGTGGACGCGCCGCTGGACGACGCCAACACGGAGCGCTACGCCAAGCTGGTGAGTGCCATGAGCAAGGAAACGCAGTTCCTCTTCATCAGCCACAACAAGATCGCGATGGAGATGGCCGAACAGCTGATCGGCGTGACCATGCAGGAGCAGGGCGTCTCGCGCATCGTGGCGGTGGACATGGAATCCGCCGTGTCGATGGCCGAAGCATGAGCGGTTTCACCGTCGGCCTGGCCATCATCGGCGGGCTCGTGCTCGCCGGCCTGGTGGCCTGGAACGCCTGGACCACGCGGCGCAACACGCCGCGCCAGCCGGACGTCCCCACCACCGTGCTCGCCACCGTGCCGCTGGAGCCGCAGGAGCGCAGCGAACCGGTGCTGCACCCGGAGCCGGACGAAGACCTGGCGCCGCTGCCGCAGCCGGAGCGCAAACCGCGGCTGGACGCCCTCATCGACGTGCTGGCGGCCATCGCGATCGACACCTTGGTGACCGGCGAAGCCGCCATGGCGGCCCTGCCGACCACGCGCCGCGCCGGCAGCAAGCCTTTCGCCATCGAAGGCCGCAACGACGCGAGCGGCGAGTGGGAGACACCGCGGGCGAACCAGCGCTATGCCGCCTTCCAGGCCGGCGTGCAGCTGGCCAACCGCAACGGCGCGCTGAACGACATCGAGTTCTCCGAATTCGTGATGAAGACCCAGGCCTTCGCCGATGCCATCAACGGCGCGCCGGAGTTTCCCGAGATGCGCGACGAAGTGGGCCGCGCGCGCGAGCTGGACCAGTTCGCGAGCACCCATGACGCCCAGCTGAGCTTCACCCTGCGCGCGCGCCAGGCGGCCTGGAGCCCGGGCTACGTGCAACAGCACGCGTCGCGCCAGGGCTTCGTCGCCGGCGCCATCCCGGGCCGCATGGTGCTGCCGGCCACGCAGCCGGGCCAGCCGGCGGTGCTGGGGCTGTCCTTCTCGACCCAGGCGGCCCTGTCGGAGGATCCCGCACACTCGGCCATCCGCGACCTGACGCTGTCGCTGGACGTGCCGCAGGTGTCGCGCATCGAACAGCCCTTCGTGCGCATGCGCGATACGGCCATTGCCCTGGCCGCCGCCATGGACGGCATGATCACCGACGACGACGGCCGCGTGATTCCGGTGGAAGCGCTGGACCGCATCGGCGCGGACCTCGAGCATCTGTACGACACGCTGGAAGCGCGCGACCTGTCGGCCGGCTCGCCGCAGGCGCGACGGCTTTTCAGCTGACGTTTCGGAGCGGTGCGCAGCAAGCTGCGCACCCTACGATGGCCGCCACGAGCGAGGCACAATCTCTTCCATGTCGATCCCGCCCCGCGACCAGGAACGCGCCGACGCGCTGCGCGAACTGCTGCACCACCACGCCCACCAGTACTACGTCCTCGACACGCCCGAGATTCCGGACGCCGAATACGACAAGCTGTTCCGCGAACTGCAGGAGCTGGAGGAAAAGTATCCGGCCCTTCGCACCCCCGATTCGCCGACGCAGCGCGTCGGCGGCGCCATCGCCGAAGGCTTTGCCAAGGTCCGCCACAAGGTGCCGATGCTCTCCATCCGCACCGAGACCGACATCGAAGCCACCGGCGCGCAGAACTTCGACGGGCGCGTGCGCCGCGAGCTGGAATCGAAAGAGGGCGACCCGCCGGTCGAATACGTCGCCGAACTGAAGTTCGACGGCCTGGCCATCAACCTGCGCTACGAGCGCGGCGTGCTGGTGCAGGCCGCCACGCGCGGCGACGGCGAGATCGGCGAGGACGTGACGCAGAACATCCGGACCATCGGGCAGATTCCGCTCAAGCTCAAAGGCAAGGATTTCCCGCCGGTGCTCGAAGTGCGCGGCGAGGTCTACATGCGCCGCGACGACTTCGAGGCGCTGAACGAATCGCAGCGCGAGAAGATCGCCAAGGGTGCGAAGAACGAGAAGACCTTCGTCAACCCGCGCAATGCCGCGGCCGGCGCCGTGCGGCAGCTGGATCCGGCCATTGCGCGGCAGCGGCCCCTGAGCTTCTATGCCTATGGCTGGGGCGAGATCGAGGACGGACCGGCCTTCGAGACGCACTACCAGGTGCTGCAGGCGATGAAGGCCTGGGGCCTGCCGGTGTCCGATCGCACCGTCATCGCGCACGGCGCCGAGGACCTGGTCAAGTACCACCAGGCCGTGGGCCAGGCGCGCGACAGCCTGCCTTTCGACATCGACGGCGTCGTCTACAAGGTGAACCCGCTTGCGCTGCAGAGGCAGCTGGGTTTCGTCACGCGCGAACCGCGCTGGGCGGTGGCGCACAAGTTCCCGGCGCAGGAGCAGCTGACGACGGTGGAGTCCATCGACATCCAGGTCGGCCGCACGGGCAAGCTGACGCCCGTCGCCAAGCTCGCGCCGGTTTTCGTCGGCGGCGTGACCGTCACCAATGCCACGCTGCACAACGAGGACGAGGTGCGGCGCAAGGACGTGCGCATCGGCGACACGGTGATCGTGCGCCGCGCCGGCGACGTGATCCCTGAAGTGGTGGCCGTGGTGCCGGAGAAGCGCGTGGCCGGCGCGCAGGAGTTCGTCATGCCGCACACCTGCCCGGTGTGCGGTTCGGCGGCGGTGCGCGAGGAGGGCGAGGCCGACTATCGCTGTACCGGCGGGCTGTTCTGCGGCGCGCAGCGCAAGCAGGCCATCCTGCACTTCGCGCAGCGCCGCGCGATGGACATCGAGGGCCTAGGCGAGAAGCTGGTGGACCAGGTGGTGGAGGCGAGCGTCGTGAAGGTGCTGCCGGACCTCTATCGGCTCGGCCTCGCGAACCTCGTCGCGCTGGAGCGCATGGGCGAGAAGTCGGCCCAGAACCTGCTGGCCGGCCTGGAGAAATCCAAGGCCGCGACCCTGCCGCGCTTCCTGTTCGGGCTGGGCATCCGCCACGTCGGCGAATCGACGGCGCGCGACCTGGCGCGGCATTTCGGCAAGCTGGATTCCATCATGGACGCCAGCGTGGAGCAGCTGCTGCAGGTGCCGGACGTCGGTCCCATCGTCGCCGAAAGCCTGCATGCCTTCTTCCAGCAGCCGCACAACCGCGAGGTGATCGAGCAGCTGCGCGCCTGC contains:
- the smc gene encoding chromosome segregation protein SMC — protein: MRLNSIKLSGFKSFAEPTNFMLPGQLVGVVGPNGCGKSNIMDAVRWVLGESKASELRGESMQDVIFNGTTSRKPASRSSVELVFDNADHRAGGQWSQFAEIAVKRVLTRDGTSSYYINNQPVRRRDVQDVFLGTGLGPRAYAIIGQGTISRIIESKPEELRLFLEEAAGVSKYKERRRETENRLTDTRENLTRVEDILRELNANLEKLEKQAEVAARYNQLQADVTLKQHQLWYLKRAEAEADQARIKADADKAVNDLESRVADLRRIENELETIRQAHYAAGDQVNQAQGQLYEASAEVGRLEAEIRFVVEGRQRAEQRLVQLKEQAAQWSTRKEEAEAETENLAAMGMEAEEKAALLAAQVEEQDLQLPDLEDAVRQAQTRSSEQRGAVTQVQQQIQVLAADQRNIEEQSRQLNQRRERLVADKNALAAPDEQRLVNLQQQLAAAQEQAETSDARLHELQDQVPQLDEDRRTRQQDVNAQGARQADLSARMEALKALQEKVRTDGKLQPWLAKHGLGGLQGLWTKIHIEQGWENALEAALRERMNALDVSRLDMVRAFASDAPPAKLAFYHAPQAAAPEGATALPRLADLLRLNDAGLKALLADWLHGCYTATSLEDALAARDKLQAGEAIYVASGHAVTPHSVSFYAQDSEQAGLLARQQEIENLEKQLRAQALITEEARTALIRAEAAYSDASQRLTVARREAAESQGRAHELQVENLRLTQLAEQTRARSEQIAGDMAELDALLEELQERRVAAEGRFEELDMQLADSQERHAQLDERVIESERKLAEAREQHRSLERQAQEATFAQRALEARKGELQRSIETATQQAGSIAGEEERAQAELSRLTDAAAQAGLQSALELKSEREQVLGAKRSEYDDLTAKLRASDERRLQLERELDPLRQRITEMQLKEQAARLGLEQYEQLLTDAQANLEAVGKSIEDNKVRLQGLQSEIDRIHREVQALGAVNLAALEELSTARERKQFLDAQSKDLNEAMTTLEDAIKKIDGETRELLASTFNTVNEHFGRMFPELFGGGNAKLMMTGEEILDSGVQVMAQPPGKKNQTIHLLSGGEKALTAIALVFAIFQLNPAPFCLLDEVDAPLDDANTERYAKLVSAMSKETQFLFISHNKIAMEMAEQLIGVTMQEQGVSRIVAVDMESAVSMAEA
- a CDS encoding cell division protein FtsZ, with product MSGFTVGLAIIGGLVLAGLVAWNAWTTRRNTPRQPDVPTTVLATVPLEPQERSEPVLHPEPDEDLAPLPQPERKPRLDALIDVLAAIAIDTLVTGEAAMAALPTTRRAGSKPFAIEGRNDASGEWETPRANQRYAAFQAGVQLANRNGALNDIEFSEFVMKTQAFADAINGAPEFPEMRDEVGRARELDQFASTHDAQLSFTLRARQAAWSPGYVQQHASRQGFVAGAIPGRMVLPATQPGQPAVLGLSFSTQAALSEDPAHSAIRDLTLSLDVPQVSRIEQPFVRMRDTAIALAAAMDGMITDDDGRVIPVEALDRIGADLEHLYDTLEARDLSAGSPQARRLFS
- the ligA gene encoding NAD-dependent DNA ligase LigA; translated protein: MSIPPRDQERADALRELLHHHAHQYYVLDTPEIPDAEYDKLFRELQELEEKYPALRTPDSPTQRVGGAIAEGFAKVRHKVPMLSIRTETDIEATGAQNFDGRVRRELESKEGDPPVEYVAELKFDGLAINLRYERGVLVQAATRGDGEIGEDVTQNIRTIGQIPLKLKGKDFPPVLEVRGEVYMRRDDFEALNESQREKIAKGAKNEKTFVNPRNAAAGAVRQLDPAIARQRPLSFYAYGWGEIEDGPAFETHYQVLQAMKAWGLPVSDRTVIAHGAEDLVKYHQAVGQARDSLPFDIDGVVYKVNPLALQRQLGFVTREPRWAVAHKFPAQEQLTTVESIDIQVGRTGKLTPVAKLAPVFVGGVTVTNATLHNEDEVRRKDVRIGDTVIVRRAGDVIPEVVAVVPEKRVAGAQEFVMPHTCPVCGSAAVREEGEADYRCTGGLFCGAQRKQAILHFAQRRAMDIEGLGEKLVDQVVEASVVKVLPDLYRLGLANLVALERMGEKSAQNLLAGLEKSKAATLPRFLFGLGIRHVGESTARDLARHFGKLDSIMDASVEQLLQVPDVGPIVAESLHAFFQQPHNREVIEQLRACGVHWEESEPVAQAPKPLSGKTVVLTGTLPTLSRDEAKDLLEAAGAKVAGSVSKKTDYVVAGAEAGSKLDKARELGVAVLDEDGLRQLLAS